One window from the genome of Salvia splendens isolate huo1 chromosome 9, SspV2, whole genome shotgun sequence encodes:
- the LOC121747671 gene encoding uncharacterized protein LOC121747671, which translates to MAANLAIIMVTILFLVIHHQTTPTTAATNVVKTEVFRSPEMVMEPGLVSNKDYFNVEFPRGHIGLKSFNAELVDERGNLLPLHEVYLHHWVLNRYFARENRSGADDLSIVRNSGICGNRLTQYFGVGAETRRTSTYIPHPYAIQVGDPATIPEGYEEGWVLNVHAIDTRGADDKMGCTECRCNLYGFSEAGGGLHCCPDDGRCRLKQGFRGENKTIYLRYTVKYVDWDSSSIVPVDIYILDVTDVWTKADQSKGIRATHYCKVEYGVESCGVGVEKDGCVDTKSVTFSFPVGGEVVYGVGHQHAGGVGTTLYDQGGRTICSSKPIYGEGNEAGNEAGFIVGMSTCYPTPAAPVKILAGETLTLVSNYSSVESHTGVMALFYLLLAHSQPKPLPTLASKFMMVPEFVWPIVLLGVVVIVVVVAWKGIIGNSEGYETIP; encoded by the exons ATGGCTGCAAACCTTGCAATAATCATGGTAACAATCCTATTCCTAGTCATTCATCATCAAACCACTCCCACCACGGCTGCTACAAATGTCGTGAAAACCGAGGTTTTCCGATCGCCAGAGATGGTGATGGAGCCCGGATTAGTCTCGAACAAGGACTACTTCAACGTCGAATTCCCACGTGGACACATCGGACTGAAGAGCTTCAACGCGGAGTTAGTCGATGAGAGAGGAAATCTGTTGCCTCTCCATGAAGTTTATCTCCATCACTGGGTTCTCAACCGATACTTTGCTCGGGAAAACCGTAGTGGCGCTGATGATCTGAGCATCGTGAGAAACAGTGGGATTTGTGGGAATAGATTGACGCAGTATTTTGGTGTGGGAGCAGAAACGCGGAGAACATCAACTTATATTCCTCACCCCTACGCAATTCAAGTCGGAGATCCGGCCACTATCCCGGAAG GGTATGAGGAAGGGTGGGTGCTGAATGTGCACGCCATTGACACGCGTGGTGCAGATGATAAAATGGGATGCACGGAGTGCAGGTGTAATCTCTACGGTTTTTCTGAAGCCGGAGGTGGATTACACTGCTGTCCTGATGATGGTAGATGCAGACTCAAACAAGGATTTCGTGGCGAAAACAAAACTATTTATTTGAGGTATACTGTGAAATATGTGGATTGGGATTCGTCTTCAATTGTACCCGTTGATATTTACATTCTCGACGTCACTGATGTTTGGACAAAGGCTGATCAATCCAAAGGAATCAGAGCTACTCACTATTGTAAG GTTGAATATGGAGTTGAATCTTGTGGTGTTGGAGTTGAGAAAGATGGCTGCGTTGATACCAAAAGTGTGACTTTTAGTTTTCCGGTTGGTGGAGAAGTGGTGTATGGGGTTGGGCACCAACATGCCGGGGGTGTTGGCACCACACTATATGACCAG GGAGGAAGAACCATATGCTCATCGAAGCCAATATACGGGGAAGGAAATGAAGCTGGAAACGAGGCTGGTTTTATCGTGGGGATGTCCACGTGTTACCCGACACCGGCTGCACCAGTCAAGATTTTGGCAGGAGAGACACTCACTCTTGTATCAAACTATAGTAGCGTTGAAAGCCATACAGGAGTCATGGCCTTGTTTTACCTCTTACTTGCTCACTCTCAACCAAAGCCTCTTCCAACTCTG GCGTCTAAATTTATGATGGTTCCCGAATTCGTTTGGCCGATTGTCCTTTTGGGAGTTGTTGTTATTGTTGTCGTTGTCGCGTGGAAGGGTATAATTGGAAACTCAGAAGGTTATGAAACTATACCATGA